One genomic window of Streptococcus mitis includes the following:
- a CDS encoding SAP domain-containing protein, whose translation MNFFSKLFNLKQNNHNRDTNSDCNNFYLNKLECGLTPGQLILIDWTQKTGRNYNFPRYFKYSLQIDPESTHNQLYKLGYFTKNKTLSYLKVVELKTILSKHNLPTSGKKAELITRIINNINVDKLDIPFEFKLTKEAQNLIIEHRDYIKAYYDKDITMEDYCKEKNNISFKATFGDIKWSLLNKQAHRNTVSGDFGCLSNTRKAQGRHLEQEGNIKHSLIYYIESLIITSSGLENNFSATDYPVYYPDSIPDYSLKHIQTLMESLSDDDYDFAFDEALFRFSILNANHFLSKEDIDYLRVNLPCSTAEEINNYLKKYECYSPSNNLELDDVE comes from the coding sequence ATGAATTTTTTTAGCAAACTATTTAATTTAAAACAAAATAATCATAATAGAGACACAAATTCTGATTGTAACAATTTTTACCTAAACAAATTAGAGTGCGGCCTTACTCCTGGGCAACTCATACTCATAGATTGGACTCAAAAAACAGGGAGAAATTATAATTTCCCAAGATATTTTAAATACTCTCTTCAAATTGACCCTGAATCTACACACAATCAATTATACAAATTAGGATACTTCACTAAAAATAAGACTTTATCATATCTTAAAGTAGTAGAATTAAAAACTATATTATCTAAACATAATTTACCTACTTCTGGAAAAAAAGCAGAATTAATTACAAGAATAATTAATAATATCAACGTTGACAAATTAGATATTCCGTTCGAATTTAAACTAACAAAAGAAGCACAAAATCTTATTATCGAACATAGAGACTATATCAAAGCATACTATGATAAAGACATAACTATGGAAGATTATTGTAAAGAAAAAAATAATATCTCTTTTAAAGCAACTTTTGGTGATATAAAATGGAGTCTCTTAAATAAACAAGCTCATAGGAATACTGTATCAGGAGATTTTGGATGTTTATCTAACACACGAAAGGCTCAAGGAAGACATTTGGAACAAGAAGGTAATATTAAACATTCTTTAATATATTACATAGAATCTTTGATAATTACTAGTTCAGGATTAGAAAACAATTTTTCAGCCACTGATTATCCAGTATATTATCCCGATTCGATACCTGACTACTCACTAAAACATATTCAAACATTAATGGAATCATTATCTGATGACGATTATGATTTTGCTTTTGATGAAGCATTATTTCGCTTCTCAATTTTGAATGCAAATCATTTTTTATCTAAAGAAGATATTGACTATTTAAGAGTTAATTTACCTTGTTCTACTGCTGAAGAAATAAACAATTACTTAAAGAAATATGAATGTTATAGTCCTTCAAATAATTTAGAACTTGACGATGTTGAATAA